One window of the Sparus aurata chromosome 17, fSpaAur1.1, whole genome shotgun sequence genome contains the following:
- the lsr gene encoding lipolysis-stimulated lipoprotein receptor isoform X2, translated as MFWTFIIAALMATETTMAISVQCPTKRYIVILFQPVTLTCQYQTTASQPPVVTWRYKSYCRDPIQAALNPSSAENILSQNNPNYDPNIECADSQRTVRIVASKQSNSVTLGKEYQGRKISILNNADLNIAQTAWGDSGVYVCSVVSSQDLSGNGEDYTELIVLDWLLVVLVVLGFLLLLLLIGICWCQCCPHTCCCYISCPCCPDRCCCPRALYEAGKAVKKGMGNHYAPTVYAPSMYAQPAYGGPLMNQPAMPLLPLPNGAGGMPPHNGYGRDYDGASSVGQGSQVPLLHDQDVGGDHTRSGYRIQVDPDGNATRAIYYMEKELSNLDPSRPANYNRLDNMSEVSSLHDGLDPRGRGGRSQPPALATVYDRDEAMSTISSVSQQGHRRDDYPRRGGGYMGDRVRARSMDNLDDIGRRYPRDDYPPQRRPDEPRGRRGSDDGWSSSARSGHDRDYDDRRRRDYSPEDRRRGGRGTPSGLQGRRSHSRDDLMDMERNRRYGGGGGDTRGGRDDYDDSFLREAMERKKMGEQQRARSRDRLDSESDRSDRGRAPRGPPPLPQMPPSGYPGRRDDYPPPLPPPYSDNESVSSSKKSNLRKNGAVSRESLVV; from the exons ATGTTCTGGACGTTTATCATCGCCGCCTTAATGGCAACAG AGACCACCATGGCCATCTCGGTCCAGTGCCCCACAAAGAGGTACATAGTCATCCTCTTCCAGCCCGTCACCCTCACCTGTCAATACCAGACGACCGCCAGTCAGCCTCCTGTTGTCACCTGGAGGTATAAATCATACTGCCGGGACCCCATCCAGGCTGCATTGAATCCCAGCAGTGCTGAGAACATCCTGTCTCAGAATAACCCCAACTATGATCCCAACATCGAGTGCGCCGACAGCCAGAGGACGGTGCGCATTGTGGCCTCCAAGCAAAGCAATTCTGTAACCCTCGGGAAGGAATATCAGGGCCGCAAGATCAGCATCCTAAACA ATGCAGACCTGAATATCGCGCAGACAGCATGGGGCGACAGCGGCGTCTATGTCTGTTCTGTGGTCTCTTCCCAGGACCTTTCAGGGAACGGTGAAGACTACACAGAGCTAATTGTTCTCG ACTGGCTCCTGGTTGTTCTGGTGGTTCTGGGCTtcctgctgttgctgcttcTTATTGGGATCTGCTGGTGCCAGTGCTGTCCACACACCTGCTGCTGTTACATCAGCTGCCCCTGCTGTCCAGACCGCTGCTGCTGTCCACGAGCAT TGTACGAGGCAGGAAAAGCAGTGAAGAAAGGTATGGGCAATCATTATGCCCCCACAGTCTATGCTCCCAGTATGTATGCTCAGCCAGCATACGGTGGCCCGCTGATGAACCAGCCCGCTATGCCGCTGCTTCCTCTACCCAACGGAGCCGGAGGCATGCCACCCCACAATGGTTACGGTCGAGATTACGACGGTGCCAGCTCAG TGGGACAGGGCTCACAGGTGCCTCTGCTGCATGACCAAGACGTAGGAGGAGACCACA CTCGCAGTGGATATCGCATCCAGGTGGACCCTGACGGGAACGCCACACGCGCCATTTACTACATGGAGAAGGAGCTTTCAAATCTGGACCCATCCAGACCTGCCAACTATAACCGCT TGGATAATATGAGTGAAGTCAGTTCCTTGCATGATGGCTTGGACCCCCGAGGTCGTGGCGGCCGTTCCCAGCCGCCAGCTCTTGCCACGGTCTATGACCGGGATGAAGCCATGAGCACCATCAGCAGCGTTTCCCAGCAAGGCCACCGCCGCGATGACTACCCACGTCGTGGTGGAGGGTACATGGGGGATCGTGTGCGTGCCCGCTCCATGGACAACCTTGACGACATTGGACGCCGCTACCCTCGAGATGACTACCCTCCACAACGGCGCCCAGATGAGCCCAGAGGCAGGAGAGG CTCGGATGATGGTTGGAGCAGTAGCGCCCGCAGCGGCCACGACCGCGACTATGACGACCGCAGGCGGCGCGACTATTCCCCGGAAGATCGgcggagaggaggcagagggacCCCCAGTGGCCTCCAAGGGAGACGCAGCCACAGCCGGGATGATCTGATGGATATGGAGAGAAATCGCCGGtatggcggcggcggcggtgacACCAGGGGCGGGCGGGATGATTACGATGACAGCTTCCTGCGAGAAGCcatggagaggaagaagatgggCGAGCAGCAGAGGGCACGCAGCCGGGACCGACTGGACAGCGAGAGCGACCGCTCAGATAGGGGGAGGGCGCCACGTGGGCCCCCACCACTCCCTCAGATGCCACCCTCTGGATACCCCGGTCGCCGAGATGACTAcccacctcctctgcctccaccgTACAGTGACAATGAAAGTGTCTCATCTTCAAAGAAAAGTAACCTCCGCAAG AATGGAGCTGTGAGTCGGGAGAGCCTGGTGGTGTGA
- the lsr gene encoding lipolysis-stimulated lipoprotein receptor isoform X1: protein MFWTFIIAALMATETTMAISVQCPTKRYIVILFQPVTLTCQYQTTASQPPVVTWRYKSYCRDPIQAALNPSSAENILSQNNPNYDPNIECADSQRTVRIVASKQSNSVTLGKEYQGRKISILNNADLNIAQTAWGDSGVYVCSVVSSQDLSGNGEDYTELIVLERKANTTDLLPGIDLLVLEDWLLVVLVVLGFLLLLLLIGICWCQCCPHTCCCYISCPCCPDRCCCPRALYEAGKAVKKGMGNHYAPTVYAPSMYAQPAYGGPLMNQPAMPLLPLPNGAGGMPPHNGYGRDYDGASSVGQGSQVPLLHDQDVGGDHTRSGYRIQVDPDGNATRAIYYMEKELSNLDPSRPANYNRLDNMSEVSSLHDGLDPRGRGGRSQPPALATVYDRDEAMSTISSVSQQGHRRDDYPRRGGGYMGDRVRARSMDNLDDIGRRYPRDDYPPQRRPDEPRGRRGSDDGWSSSARSGHDRDYDDRRRRDYSPEDRRRGGRGTPSGLQGRRSHSRDDLMDMERNRRYGGGGGDTRGGRDDYDDSFLREAMERKKMGEQQRARSRDRLDSESDRSDRGRAPRGPPPLPQMPPSGYPGRRDDYPPPLPPPYSDNESVSSSKKSNLRKNGAVSRESLVV from the exons ATGTTCTGGACGTTTATCATCGCCGCCTTAATGGCAACAG AGACCACCATGGCCATCTCGGTCCAGTGCCCCACAAAGAGGTACATAGTCATCCTCTTCCAGCCCGTCACCCTCACCTGTCAATACCAGACGACCGCCAGTCAGCCTCCTGTTGTCACCTGGAGGTATAAATCATACTGCCGGGACCCCATCCAGGCTGCATTGAATCCCAGCAGTGCTGAGAACATCCTGTCTCAGAATAACCCCAACTATGATCCCAACATCGAGTGCGCCGACAGCCAGAGGACGGTGCGCATTGTGGCCTCCAAGCAAAGCAATTCTGTAACCCTCGGGAAGGAATATCAGGGCCGCAAGATCAGCATCCTAAACA ATGCAGACCTGAATATCGCGCAGACAGCATGGGGCGACAGCGGCGTCTATGTCTGTTCTGTGGTCTCTTCCCAGGACCTTTCAGGGAACGGTGAAGACTACACAGAGCTAATTGTTCTCG AGAGAAAAGCAAATACTACTGACCTGCTGCCTGGTATTGACTTGCTGGTTTTGGAAG ACTGGCTCCTGGTTGTTCTGGTGGTTCTGGGCTtcctgctgttgctgcttcTTATTGGGATCTGCTGGTGCCAGTGCTGTCCACACACCTGCTGCTGTTACATCAGCTGCCCCTGCTGTCCAGACCGCTGCTGCTGTCCACGAGCAT TGTACGAGGCAGGAAAAGCAGTGAAGAAAGGTATGGGCAATCATTATGCCCCCACAGTCTATGCTCCCAGTATGTATGCTCAGCCAGCATACGGTGGCCCGCTGATGAACCAGCCCGCTATGCCGCTGCTTCCTCTACCCAACGGAGCCGGAGGCATGCCACCCCACAATGGTTACGGTCGAGATTACGACGGTGCCAGCTCAG TGGGACAGGGCTCACAGGTGCCTCTGCTGCATGACCAAGACGTAGGAGGAGACCACA CTCGCAGTGGATATCGCATCCAGGTGGACCCTGACGGGAACGCCACACGCGCCATTTACTACATGGAGAAGGAGCTTTCAAATCTGGACCCATCCAGACCTGCCAACTATAACCGCT TGGATAATATGAGTGAAGTCAGTTCCTTGCATGATGGCTTGGACCCCCGAGGTCGTGGCGGCCGTTCCCAGCCGCCAGCTCTTGCCACGGTCTATGACCGGGATGAAGCCATGAGCACCATCAGCAGCGTTTCCCAGCAAGGCCACCGCCGCGATGACTACCCACGTCGTGGTGGAGGGTACATGGGGGATCGTGTGCGTGCCCGCTCCATGGACAACCTTGACGACATTGGACGCCGCTACCCTCGAGATGACTACCCTCCACAACGGCGCCCAGATGAGCCCAGAGGCAGGAGAGG CTCGGATGATGGTTGGAGCAGTAGCGCCCGCAGCGGCCACGACCGCGACTATGACGACCGCAGGCGGCGCGACTATTCCCCGGAAGATCGgcggagaggaggcagagggacCCCCAGTGGCCTCCAAGGGAGACGCAGCCACAGCCGGGATGATCTGATGGATATGGAGAGAAATCGCCGGtatggcggcggcggcggtgacACCAGGGGCGGGCGGGATGATTACGATGACAGCTTCCTGCGAGAAGCcatggagaggaagaagatgggCGAGCAGCAGAGGGCACGCAGCCGGGACCGACTGGACAGCGAGAGCGACCGCTCAGATAGGGGGAGGGCGCCACGTGGGCCCCCACCACTCCCTCAGATGCCACCCTCTGGATACCCCGGTCGCCGAGATGACTAcccacctcctctgcctccaccgTACAGTGACAATGAAAGTGTCTCATCTTCAAAGAAAAGTAACCTCCGCAAG AATGGAGCTGTGAGTCGGGAGAGCCTGGTGGTGTGA
- the LOC115566601 gene encoding uncharacterized protein LOC115566601 isoform X1, translating to MSDGKFANGTGEEVEIQESSTATYLLAVLRLDKMTHPTDLLSQPRAESCQCLHTQESGDAGLSSNMQHKFSDNYTKRATSVADKGSKVKPIPKGEQSIFDCTEGKGKVWSHPSMSCYVVGLKVESLHPTAEEGFLKSSTAAVAQEISPPPGPSKQNNPENEIYEVYPDETALPKEQPHDELVEEDNCTTDTAIDARGKPEKQKVVRQLPRERRKSNRYRKRLAGKNRKMNLLCWMAVSFVFVPVVVGFPGAQRAAGQKTKCYICMDKTRCPKLWTIYDSDNNLLFEATFNQTFPGCCGVSPPARKKCVACLDQTNLTIICSEGVGRLEVEHSDGGTIKDISPDCAEEHFCGSAHYGLLAAGLFLLVVAAMGIFAAVSCCRRNKFQSSQQ from the exons ATTCAAGAGTCCTCAACAGCAACTTATCTGCTGGCTGTCCTTCGGTTGGATAAAATGACACACCCGACGGATCTTCTATCTCAACCTCGGGCAGAGA GTTGCCAGTGCCTCCACACCCAGGAGAGCGG TGATGCTGGTCTCTCGTCCAACATGCAGCACAAATTCAGCGATAATTACACCAAACGTGCTACTTCTGTAGCAGATAAAGGCAGCAAAGTGAAACCGATTCCTAAGGGGGAACAAAGCATCTTCGACTGCACtgagggaaaaggaaaagtCTGGTCCCACCCATCGATGTCTTGTTATGTGGTTGGTCTAAAGGTTGAGTCACTCCATCCAACGGCTGAGGAGGGATTCTTAAAATCTTCAACTGCAGCTGTGGCACAAGAGATCTCGCCACCACCAGggccatcaaaacaaaacaacccagAAAACGAAATTTACGAGGTTTATCCTGATGAAACTGCCTTGCCAAAGGAGCAGCCACATGATGAGTTAGTAGAAGAAGATAATTGCACCACGGACACTGCGATCGACGCCCGgggaaaaccagaaaaacaaaaagttgtgCGACAGCTTCcaagagaaaggagaaaaagcAACCGTTACCGGAAGAGACTGGCTGGGAAGAACCGGAAAA TGAACCTGTTGTGTTGGATGGCAGTTTCATTCGTATTTGTTCCTGTCGTCGTGGGCTTTCCTG GGGCTCAACGTGCTGCAGGCCAAAAGA CCAAGTGTTACATCTGCATGGACAAGACCAGATGCCCAAAGTTGTGGACCATATACGACTCTGATAACAATTTATTATTTGAAGCGACTTTCAATCAGACGTTTCCAGGATGCTGCGGAGTCTCTCCACCTGCTCGGAAGAAGTGTGTCGCGTGCCTTGACCAAACCAACCTCACCATCATCTGCTCAGAGGGCGTTGGCCGTCTGGAGGTGGAACATAGCGATGGAGGAACAATTAAAGACATCTCTCCCGACT GTGCTGAGGAGCATTTCTGTGGCAGTGCACATTATGGATTGTTAGCTGCTG GACTATTTCTGCTTGTGGTGGCAGCGATGGGGATCTTCGCCGCTGTGAGT tgctGCAGAAGAAACAA GTTTCAAAGTAGTCAACAGTGA
- the LOC115566601 gene encoding uncharacterized protein LOC115566601 isoform X2, whose product MTHPTDLLSQPRAESCQCLHTQESGDAGLSSNMQHKFSDNYTKRATSVADKGSKVKPIPKGEQSIFDCTEGKGKVWSHPSMSCYVVGLKVESLHPTAEEGFLKSSTAAVAQEISPPPGPSKQNNPENEIYEVYPDETALPKEQPHDELVEEDNCTTDTAIDARGKPEKQKVVRQLPRERRKSNRYRKRLAGKNRKMNLLCWMAVSFVFVPVVVGFPGAQRAAGQKTKCYICMDKTRCPKLWTIYDSDNNLLFEATFNQTFPGCCGVSPPARKKCVACLDQTNLTIICSEGVGRLEVEHSDGGTIKDISPDCAEEHFCGSAHYGLLAAGLFLLVVAAMGIFAAVSCCRRNKFQSSQQ is encoded by the exons ATGACACACCCGACGGATCTTCTATCTCAACCTCGGGCAGAGA GTTGCCAGTGCCTCCACACCCAGGAGAGCGG TGATGCTGGTCTCTCGTCCAACATGCAGCACAAATTCAGCGATAATTACACCAAACGTGCTACTTCTGTAGCAGATAAAGGCAGCAAAGTGAAACCGATTCCTAAGGGGGAACAAAGCATCTTCGACTGCACtgagggaaaaggaaaagtCTGGTCCCACCCATCGATGTCTTGTTATGTGGTTGGTCTAAAGGTTGAGTCACTCCATCCAACGGCTGAGGAGGGATTCTTAAAATCTTCAACTGCAGCTGTGGCACAAGAGATCTCGCCACCACCAGggccatcaaaacaaaacaacccagAAAACGAAATTTACGAGGTTTATCCTGATGAAACTGCCTTGCCAAAGGAGCAGCCACATGATGAGTTAGTAGAAGAAGATAATTGCACCACGGACACTGCGATCGACGCCCGgggaaaaccagaaaaacaaaaagttgtgCGACAGCTTCcaagagaaaggagaaaaagcAACCGTTACCGGAAGAGACTGGCTGGGAAGAACCGGAAAA TGAACCTGTTGTGTTGGATGGCAGTTTCATTCGTATTTGTTCCTGTCGTCGTGGGCTTTCCTG GGGCTCAACGTGCTGCAGGCCAAAAGA CCAAGTGTTACATCTGCATGGACAAGACCAGATGCCCAAAGTTGTGGACCATATACGACTCTGATAACAATTTATTATTTGAAGCGACTTTCAATCAGACGTTTCCAGGATGCTGCGGAGTCTCTCCACCTGCTCGGAAGAAGTGTGTCGCGTGCCTTGACCAAACCAACCTCACCATCATCTGCTCAGAGGGCGTTGGCCGTCTGGAGGTGGAACATAGCGATGGAGGAACAATTAAAGACATCTCTCCCGACT GTGCTGAGGAGCATTTCTGTGGCAGTGCACATTATGGATTGTTAGCTGCTG GACTATTTCTGCTTGTGGTGGCAGCGATGGGGATCTTCGCCGCTGTGAGT tgctGCAGAAGAAACAA GTTTCAAAGTAGTCAACAGTGA